The following proteins are encoded in a genomic region of Paenibacillus antri:
- a CDS encoding urease subunit beta — MLVPGEIRAAAGDVELVAGRTRTVITVMNTGDRPVQVGSHAHFFEVNRALLFDRLKAYGMRLLIPSGSAVRFEPGEEKPVTLVAIGGSRLAYGMSGIAAGPAIAGEPLPDFVAARLEAWEGAGS, encoded by the coding sequence ATGCTGGTCCCAGGGGAAATTCGCGCGGCGGCGGGCGACGTCGAGCTCGTCGCCGGCAGAACGCGAACGGTGATTACGGTAATGAACACGGGCGACCGGCCGGTGCAGGTCGGCTCGCATGCGCATTTCTTCGAGGTGAACCGGGCGCTGCTGTTCGATCGGCTGAAGGCGTACGGCATGCGGCTTCTCATTCCGTCCGGCTCGGCCGTCCGGTTCGAGCCGGGCGAGGAGAAGCCTGTGACGCTCGTCGCGATCGGCGGCTCGCGGCTCGCCTACGGCATGAGCGGCATCGCGGCCGGACCCGCGATCGCCGGCGAGCCGCTGCCGGACTTCGTTGCGGCGAGGCTTGAAGCGTGGGAGGGAGCCGGCTCGTGA
- a CDS encoding urease subunit gamma codes for MHLTEREKEKLLVTMAADVARRRLARGVKLNVPEATALITSELLEGARDGLTVAQLMQMGAKVLTREQVMEGVPDIVHEVQVEATFPDGTKLVTVHDPIR; via the coding sequence GTGCATTTGACGGAGAGGGAAAAGGAGAAGCTGCTCGTCACGATGGCCGCCGACGTCGCGAGACGCCGACTGGCGCGCGGCGTGAAGCTGAACGTGCCCGAGGCGACGGCGCTCATTACGTCGGAGCTGCTGGAGGGCGCCCGGGACGGGCTGACGGTGGCGCAGCTGATGCAGATGGGAGCGAAGGTGCTGACGCGAGAGCAGGTGATGGAGGGCGTGCCGGACATCGTGCACGAGGTGCAGGTCGAAGCGACGTTCCCGGACGGAACGAAGCTCGTGACGGTACACGACCCGATTCGATGA
- the urtE gene encoding urea ABC transporter ATP-binding subunit UrtE has protein sequence MLTVSGLESGYGESMVVRDVGFSLAPGRVTCLMGRNGVGKTTLLKTIMGVIRAKRGSVRWNGDELIGEPPSRRARGGIGYVPQGREIFPQLTVEENVLLGLEANPKRRRAGVPAAVYERFPALYEMRSRRGGDLSGGQQQQLAFARALVSEPAMLLLDEPTEGIQPNIVMDIARLIGELRAEGLAVLLVEQSVTFAREAADAFLVLDKGTIVAQGAIEELDESIIHRHLTV, from the coding sequence ATGTTGACGGTCAGCGGATTGGAATCGGGATACGGAGAGAGCATGGTGGTGCGCGACGTCGGCTTCTCGCTGGCGCCCGGCCGCGTCACCTGCTTGATGGGAAGGAACGGGGTCGGCAAGACGACCCTGTTGAAGACGATCATGGGCGTTATCCGGGCGAAGCGCGGCTCCGTTCGGTGGAACGGCGACGAGCTGATCGGCGAGCCGCCGTCCCGGCGCGCCCGCGGCGGGATCGGGTACGTGCCGCAGGGACGCGAAATTTTCCCGCAGCTGACCGTGGAGGAGAACGTGCTGCTCGGGCTCGAGGCGAACCCGAAGCGAAGGCGCGCCGGCGTGCCGGCGGCCGTCTACGAGCGGTTCCCGGCGCTGTACGAGATGCGTTCGCGCCGCGGCGGGGACCTCTCCGGCGGGCAGCAGCAGCAGCTTGCGTTCGCGCGGGCGCTCGTGTCGGAGCCTGCGATGCTGCTGCTCGACGAGCCGACGGAGGGCATCCAGCCGAACATCGTGATGGACATCGCCCGCTTGATCGGCGAGCTGCGCGCCGAAGGGCTCGCCGTGCTGCTCGTCGAGCAGAGCGTGACGTTCGCCCGGGAGGCGGCCGACGCGTTCCTCGTGCTCGATAAGGGCACGATCGTCGCGCAGGGCGCCATCGAGGAGCTGGACGAAAGCATCATTCATCGACACTTGACGGTGTAG
- the urtD gene encoding urea ABC transporter ATP-binding protein UrtD has protein sequence MIESRIVLSCRKVSVSFDGFYALREMDFSLAHGELRFLIGPNGAGKTTMLDAICGKVKPKSGSVLFHQGEADIDLTRLKEHGIASCGIGRKFQAPSVFAALTVWENLEIALKQKRDVFSLLFAKLEAEQRERIDEALRMVGLAGKAGWKAGALSHGEKQWLEIGMILLAEPQVLLLDEPVAGMTDEETEKTGRLLQEIIKNRSVVVVEHDMDFVRQFSSKVTVMHEGTLLTEGTMAEVQRDERVAEVYLGKMAG, from the coding sequence ATGATCGAATCCCGTATCGTCCTGTCGTGCCGGAAGGTGAGCGTCAGCTTTGACGGATTTTACGCGCTGCGGGAGATGGATTTCTCGCTGGCGCACGGGGAGCTTCGGTTCCTCATCGGTCCGAACGGGGCCGGCAAGACGACGATGTTGGACGCGATCTGCGGCAAGGTGAAGCCGAAGAGCGGCAGCGTGCTGTTCCATCAAGGCGAAGCGGACATCGATCTGACCCGGCTGAAGGAGCACGGCATCGCCTCCTGCGGCATCGGGCGGAAGTTCCAGGCGCCGTCCGTCTTCGCCGCGCTCACGGTGTGGGAGAACCTGGAGATCGCGCTGAAGCAGAAGCGGGACGTGTTCTCGCTCCTGTTCGCGAAGCTTGAGGCCGAGCAGCGGGAGCGCATCGACGAAGCGCTGCGGATGGTCGGGCTCGCGGGCAAGGCCGGCTGGAAGGCGGGGGCGCTGTCGCACGGCGAGAAGCAGTGGCTCGAGATCGGCATGATTCTCTTGGCCGAACCTCAGGTGCTGCTGCTGGATGAGCCGGTGGCGGGCATGACGGACGAGGAAACCGAGAAGACCGGACGGCTGCTGCAAGAGATCATCAAAAATCGCAGCGTCGTCGTCGTCGAGCACGATATGGATTTCGTCCGGCAATTCTCCTCGAAGGTGACGGTCATGCACGAGGGGACGCTGCTGACGGAAGGCACGATGGCCGAGGTGCAGCGCGACGAGCGGGTGGCCGAAGTGTATTTAGGAAAGATGGCGGGGTGA
- the urtC gene encoding urea ABC transporter permease subunit UrtC → MLSKGTGLGRRIPKPWLLAAYGVAVVLLLIAPMFLSDFRLNLLSKFLAFAILALGLDLLWGYTGILSLGQGVFFGVGAYSMAMYLKLEATGGKLPDFMSWSGIDKLPAFWAPFGSFGFALAAAIALPALLAFALGWFTFRNRVRGVYFTILTQALVIIAVTLFVGQQGYTGGTNGITSFKTVLGFSLSDPNVKTALYYITAAVLIGSFVLCRWLVSTRLARVLEAIRDGENRVRFFGYDPAVFQSFAFALSGAFAGLAGVLFVFHVGIISPSMMGIVPSIEMVLWVAAGGRGTLIGAVVGTLALNWSKSLISEAYPDGWLIFLGALFIVVVVFLPRGLVGLFGSAVDFIRRRGKRHDRIPYRPVVPEGERQL, encoded by the coding sequence ATGCTTAGCAAAGGAACGGGGCTCGGCCGGCGGATCCCGAAGCCGTGGCTGCTCGCGGCGTACGGCGTCGCCGTCGTCTTGCTCTTGATCGCCCCGATGTTTCTGTCGGATTTCCGGCTGAACCTGCTGTCCAAGTTTTTAGCGTTCGCGATACTGGCGCTCGGCTTGGACCTGTTGTGGGGGTATACGGGAATTTTGAGCTTGGGGCAGGGAGTCTTTTTCGGAGTAGGGGCTTATAGCATGGCGATGTATTTGAAGTTAGAGGCGACGGGCGGGAAGCTGCCCGACTTCATGAGCTGGAGCGGGATCGACAAGCTGCCTGCGTTCTGGGCGCCGTTCGGCAGCTTCGGCTTCGCGCTGGCCGCGGCGATCGCGCTCCCGGCGCTGCTCGCCTTCGCGCTCGGCTGGTTTACGTTCCGCAACCGGGTGCGCGGCGTGTACTTCACGATTCTGACGCAGGCGCTCGTCATTATCGCGGTGACGCTGTTCGTCGGGCAGCAGGGGTATACCGGCGGTACGAACGGCATTACGTCGTTCAAGACCGTGCTCGGATTTTCGCTCAGCGACCCGAACGTGAAGACGGCGCTGTATTACATCACCGCGGCGGTGCTGATCGGCAGCTTCGTCCTGTGCCGCTGGCTCGTGTCGACGCGGCTCGCGCGCGTGCTCGAGGCGATCCGCGACGGGGAAAACCGAGTGCGCTTCTTCGGCTACGATCCCGCGGTGTTCCAGTCGTTCGCGTTCGCGCTGTCGGGCGCGTTCGCGGGTCTCGCCGGGGTGCTGTTCGTGTTTCACGTCGGGATCATCTCCCCGTCGATGATGGGCATCGTGCCGTCGATCGAGATGGTGTTGTGGGTGGCGGCCGGCGGCCGAGGCACCTTGATCGGAGCGGTCGTCGGGACGCTCGCGCTCAACTGGTCCAAGAGTCTGATCAGCGAAGCGTATCCGGACGGGTGGCTCATTTTCCTCGGGGCGTTGTTCATTGTTGTCGTCGTGTTTCTGCCGCGGGGGCTCGTCGGGCTGTTCGGCTCGGCGGTCGACTTCATTCGAAGAAGGGGGAAGCGTCATGATCGAATCCCGTATCGTCCTGTCGTGCCGGAAGGTGAGCGTCAGCTTTGA
- the urtB gene encoding urea ABC transporter permease subunit UrtB, whose amino-acid sequence MEVWILQLFNGISVSSILLLVALGLAVTFGLMNVINMAHGELIMIGAYTAYVVQHAFLAYAPKASFDWYFVLALPLSFAAAAFVGWLMEIGLIRFLYGRPLDSLLATWGVGMVLQQAARSVFGAPNVAVTSPSWLNGGLDIGSGLVLTYKRLFIIALVLAVLTAMYFYIYRSRAGRNMRAVMQNRDMAACLGVSTRRVDAASFAIGAGIAGVAGCALSLLGPIGPSLGTYYIVDAFMVVVLGGVGKLIGTVVGAAGIGITSTMFESWTSASLGKVLVFALVVAFLQWRPRGFVAMKTRALDGQ is encoded by the coding sequence ATGGAAGTATGGATCCTTCAGCTGTTTAACGGCATCAGCGTCAGCTCGATTTTACTGCTCGTCGCGCTGGGCCTCGCCGTCACCTTCGGGCTGATGAACGTCATCAACATGGCGCACGGCGAGCTGATCATGATCGGCGCGTATACGGCGTACGTCGTGCAGCACGCCTTCCTCGCGTACGCGCCGAAGGCGTCGTTCGACTGGTATTTCGTCTTGGCGCTGCCGCTGTCGTTCGCGGCGGCGGCGTTCGTCGGCTGGCTGATGGAGATCGGGCTGATCCGATTCCTCTACGGCCGGCCGCTCGACAGCCTGCTCGCGACATGGGGCGTCGGCATGGTGCTGCAGCAAGCGGCGCGCAGCGTGTTCGGCGCCCCGAACGTCGCGGTGACGAGCCCGTCCTGGCTGAACGGCGGGCTCGACATCGGATCGGGTCTCGTTCTGACGTATAAGCGATTGTTCATCATCGCGCTCGTCCTCGCGGTGCTCACCGCGATGTATTTCTACATCTATCGCTCGCGCGCCGGCCGCAACATGCGGGCCGTCATGCAAAATCGCGACATGGCCGCCTGCCTCGGCGTCTCGACGCGGCGCGTCGACGCGGCGAGCTTCGCCATCGGGGCCGGCATCGCCGGCGTCGCGGGCTGCGCGCTGTCGCTGCTCGGGCCGATCGGGCCGTCGCTCGGCACGTATTACATCGTCGACGCGTTCATGGTCGTCGTGCTCGGCGGCGTCGGCAAGCTGATCGGCACCGTCGTCGGCGCCGCCGGCATCGGCATTACGAGCACGATGTTCGAATCGTGGACGTCGGCGTCGCTCGGCAAGGTGCTCGTATTCGCGCTCGTCGTAGCGTTCCTGCAGTGGCGCCCGCGCGGCTTCGTCGCGATGAAGACGCGGGCGCTCGACGGACAGTAG
- the urtA gene encoding urea ABC transporter substrate-binding protein produces MKRRLSMLASSFVAAAMVLTACATGASTTTESGTGGSTTSNETGETIKVGILHSLSGTMAISEVSVHDSELLAIKEINEKGGVLGKQIEPVIEDGASDWPTFAEKARKLISSDGVATVFGGWTSASRKAMLPVFEELNGLLWYPVQYEGLEQSPNIMYTGATTNQQIVPSVTWLLENRGKSFFLLGSDYVFPRTANKIIKAQLEAEGGTLVGEEYTPLGHTDYSTVISKIQAAKPDIVYNTLNGDSNVAFFKQLKDAGIGADDITTLSVSVAEEEVRGIGPDVLEGHLTAWNYYQTTETEENKAFVEAYKAAYGEDRVTSDPAEAGYIAVYLWAAAVEKAGSTDVDKVKEAAAGLTFDAPEGLVTIDGETQHIYKPVRIGEVQTDGMIKEIYSTPEPVKPDPYLKGYEWAASLSEGE; encoded by the coding sequence ATGAAGAGAAGGTTGTCTATGTTGGCGTCGTCGTTCGTTGCGGCCGCTATGGTACTGACGGCATGCGCGACGGGGGCTTCGACGACGACGGAGAGCGGCACCGGGGGTTCTACGACATCTAACGAGACGGGGGAGACGATTAAAGTCGGCATCTTGCACAGTCTGAGCGGGACGATGGCGATCAGCGAAGTATCGGTCCACGACTCGGAGCTGCTGGCGATCAAGGAGATTAACGAAAAGGGCGGCGTATTAGGCAAGCAAATCGAACCGGTCATCGAGGACGGCGCGTCCGACTGGCCGACGTTCGCGGAGAAGGCGAGAAAGCTCATTTCGAGCGACGGCGTGGCGACGGTGTTCGGCGGCTGGACGTCGGCGAGCCGGAAGGCGATGCTGCCGGTGTTCGAGGAGCTGAACGGCTTGCTCTGGTACCCGGTGCAATACGAAGGGCTGGAGCAATCGCCGAACATAATGTACACCGGCGCGACGACGAACCAGCAGATCGTGCCGTCGGTCACGTGGCTGCTGGAAAACCGCGGGAAGTCGTTCTTCCTGCTCGGCTCGGACTACGTGTTCCCGAGAACGGCGAACAAGATCATCAAGGCGCAGCTCGAAGCGGAGGGCGGCACGCTTGTAGGCGAAGAGTATACGCCGCTCGGCCATACGGACTATTCGACGGTCATCAGCAAAATTCAAGCGGCGAAGCCGGATATCGTGTATAACACGCTCAACGGCGACAGCAACGTGGCGTTCTTCAAGCAGTTGAAGGATGCAGGCATCGGCGCCGACGACATCACGACGCTGTCCGTCTCGGTCGCGGAGGAAGAGGTTCGCGGCATCGGGCCCGACGTGCTGGAAGGGCATCTGACGGCTTGGAATTATTACCAGACGACGGAGACGGAGGAGAACAAGGCGTTCGTCGAGGCGTACAAGGCGGCTTACGGCGAAGACCGCGTAACGAGCGATCCGGCGGAAGCGGGCTACATCGCGGTGTACCTGTGGGCGGCGGCGGTCGAGAAGGCCGGTTCGACGGACGTCGATAAGGTGAAGGAAGCGGCCGCGGGATTGACGTTCGACGCGCCGGAAGGTCTCGTGACGATCGACGGCGAGACGCAGCACATCTATAAGCCCGTACGCATCGGCGAAGTGCAGACGGACGGCATGATTAAGGAAATCTACAGCACGCCGGAGCCGGTGAAGCCGGACCCGTACCTGAAGGGCTACGAGTGGGCGGCATCTTTAAGCGAAGGCGAGTGA
- a CDS encoding guanylate kinase — MANSDGKYIFVFTGPDGSGRKSVADAVGLTLGVRKVISYTTRGRRPIEEDGQDYNFVSEAEFREAAASGQFVEHLTIDGYRYGVKEADISSAFEKGSVYLILNRHGADILRELYGDVVVRIFLYADRNTIRERQVQEGLSEPEIEQRLSHYDEDMAYGPQCEHSVENINDLGHTIFHVTNVLEEYLQRDLVDKD; from the coding sequence ATGGCGAATTCGGACGGCAAGTATATTTTCGTGTTTACGGGGCCCGACGGATCGGGACGCAAGTCCGTGGCGGACGCGGTCGGCCTTACCCTTGGCGTCAGGAAGGTCATCTCGTATACGACGCGGGGCAGGCGGCCGATCGAAGAGGATGGGCAGGATTACAACTTCGTCAGCGAGGCGGAATTCCGGGAAGCGGCGGCGTCGGGTCAATTCGTGGAGCATCTGACGATCGACGGATACCGGTACGGCGTTAAGGAAGCGGATATTTCTTCCGCGTTCGAGAAGGGAAGCGTTTACCTCATTCTCAACCGCCACGGCGCGGACATTCTGCGGGAGCTGTACGGCGACGTCGTCGTCCGCATCTTCCTGTACGCGGACCGGAATACGATCCGAGAGCGGCAGGTGCAGGAAGGGTTGTCAGAGCCGGAAATCGAGCAGCGATTATCCCACTACGACGAGGACATGGCGTACGGGCCGCAGTGCGAGCATTCGGTGGAAAACATCAACGACCTCGGGCACACGATTTTCCACGTGACGAACGTACTGGAAGAGTATCTGCAGCGGGATCTGGTCGACAAAGACTAA
- a CDS encoding HD domain-containing phosphohydrolase, with translation MHDEYELEVVKMKQDLSSEQMLSVIFEYTAKIANERILDNVLILMANMGREMVVADRCSVWLIDERTEELFTTVAHGVKEIRIPLNSGLVGMSISSGEAIFIDDAYTNVPYRDVLLSGAIAVDKRTGYHTKALMVVPFRNNEGRIIGAYQAINKLTEAEVFSNKDLEYLKLAASYSGKSIESVMLQQEIEETQKEIIFTMGEIGESRSKETGNHVKRVAEYSYILALGMGISQEDAEKLKLASPMHDIGKVAIPDAVLKKPGKLTDEEYDVMKTHTTIGYNLLKNSRRELLKIAAVVASQHHEKWNGRGYPNGLKGEEIHVYGRITAIADVFDALGSERVYKKAWELDRILNLFKEERGQHFDPKVVDAFFEQLPAILKIRDAYQDAIPEASA, from the coding sequence ATGCATGATGAATACGAATTAGAAGTCGTCAAGATGAAGCAAGACCTGTCGTCCGAGCAGATGCTTAGCGTCATCTTCGAATACACGGCCAAGATCGCGAACGAACGCATTCTCGACAACGTGTTGATCCTCATGGCGAACATGGGCCGCGAGATGGTCGTAGCCGACCGTTGCTCGGTCTGGCTCATCGACGAGCGGACCGAAGAGCTGTTCACGACGGTCGCGCACGGCGTCAAAGAAATTCGGATCCCGCTGAATTCCGGTCTCGTCGGCATGTCGATCTCCTCCGGCGAAGCGATCTTCATCGACGACGCCTACACCAACGTACCGTACCGGGACGTCCTGCTGAGCGGCGCCATCGCCGTCGACAAGCGAACCGGCTATCATACGAAGGCGCTCATGGTCGTGCCGTTCCGGAACAACGAAGGGCGCATCATCGGAGCGTATCAAGCGATTAACAAGCTGACGGAAGCGGAAGTATTTTCGAACAAAGATCTCGAGTACTTGAAGCTGGCCGCCTCCTACTCCGGGAAGTCGATCGAATCCGTTATGCTGCAGCAGGAAATCGAAGAGACGCAGAAGGAAATCATCTTCACGATGGGCGAGATCGGCGAGAGCCGTTCGAAGGAGACGGGCAACCACGTCAAGCGCGTCGCGGAGTATTCCTACATACTGGCGCTCGGCATGGGCATCTCCCAAGAAGACGCCGAGAAGCTGAAGCTCGCGTCGCCGATGCACGACATCGGCAAGGTCGCGATTCCCGACGCCGTCCTGAAGAAGCCCGGCAAGCTGACGGACGAGGAATACGACGTCATGAAGACGCATACGACCATCGGATACAATCTTTTGAAAAATTCGCGCCGCGAGCTGCTGAAGATCGCCGCCGTCGTCGCTTCCCAGCACCACGAGAAGTGGAACGGCCGCGGCTACCCGAACGGACTGAAGGGCGAAGAAATCCACGTGTACGGTCGGATCACCGCGATCGCGGACGTGTTCGACGCCTTGGGCAGCGAGCGCGTATACAAGAAGGCTTGGGAGCTGGACCGCATCTTGAACTTGTTCAAGGAAGAGCGCGGCCAGCACTTCGACCCGAAGGTCGTCGACGCGTTTTTCGAGCAATTGCCCGCCATTTTGAAAATACGCGACGCTTACCAGGACGCCATTCCCGAAGCATCTGCGTAA
- a CDS encoding fumarylacetoacetate hydrolase family protein yields the protein MKYRNVYCIGRNYAMHAKELGNEVPKSPIVFLKPTHALVPFEGTVPMPAGVGEVHHEAEIVLRVAKAYEPGASVDDLVDRMTLGLDFTLRDVQSALKSKGQPWLAAKGFRHSAPICEWMPFPGAAAIQDVEFLLKKNGETAQRGFAREMIFSLQTLVDHLGMNYGLDEGDVIFTGTPAGVGPVADGDALELVLEGRTVGACTISMK from the coding sequence ATGAAATACCGCAATGTATACTGCATCGGGCGCAATTACGCGATGCACGCGAAGGAGCTCGGCAACGAGGTGCCGAAGTCGCCGATCGTATTTCTGAAACCGACGCATGCGCTCGTGCCGTTCGAGGGAACCGTTCCGATGCCGGCGGGCGTCGGCGAAGTGCATCACGAAGCGGAGATCGTGCTTCGCGTCGCTAAGGCGTACGAGCCGGGGGCAAGCGTCGACGACTTGGTCGACCGGATGACGCTCGGGCTGGACTTCACGCTTCGGGACGTGCAATCCGCGCTGAAGAGCAAGGGGCAGCCGTGGCTCGCGGCCAAGGGCTTCCGCCATTCGGCGCCGATCTGCGAATGGATGCCATTCCCCGGAGCGGCCGCGATTCAAGACGTCGAGTTTCTGCTAAAGAAGAACGGCGAGACGGCGCAGCGCGGCTTCGCGCGCGAGATGATCTTCTCGCTGCAGACGCTGGTCGATCACCTGGGTATGAACTACGGACTCGACGAAGGCGACGTCATCTTCACGGGCACGCCGGCGGGCGTCGGTCCGGTCGCGGACGGCGACGCGCTGGAGCTCGTTCTGGAAGGCCGAACGGTCGGCGCTTGCACGATCTCGATGAAGTAG
- a CDS encoding CapA family protein, with protein sequence MSRTRTETMRRRRASSRRRKLAALNAVLLVAVGVVVAWNVWASNSGGDTADGRPMQESAAGPTPGESEAPDDEAAAPEEPADEMGDDGEGTAGQETSTDGEATEPGAGPGSETPETETPGAGGDGGRVKLAFVGDVLLGEYVGTLLERHGFDYPYTHVKGQLQGADLAIANLETSVTSLGGEKPGKKQYEFRSDPDALPAFKEAGFDLVNLANNHTLDFGPDALRDTMKHLEESELLHVGAGETMDEAYTPVYVEKNGLRIAVFGFTRVVPDVSWKVGKNSLGLAETYDYTEPVKAIKKAAEEADLVVVMAHWGEERAQEPHPEKQVDLGRRFVDAGADLVVGSHPHVLQGFERYGGGWIAYSLGNFIFTKSKDPLTYEAAILEAECGEGGDCSLKLTPYFADTPQPQPMPPERTKELLARLDQLSVGASVDAEGKIEPDDE encoded by the coding sequence ATGAGTCGAACAAGAACGGAAACGATGCGCCGCCGTCGGGCGTCGTCCCGAAGGCGCAAGCTCGCGGCGTTGAACGCGGTGTTGTTGGTCGCCGTCGGCGTCGTCGTCGCCTGGAACGTGTGGGCGTCGAACTCGGGCGGGGACACCGCGGATGGGCGGCCGATGCAGGAGAGCGCCGCGGGGCCGACGCCCGGCGAGAGCGAGGCGCCGGACGACGAAGCGGCTGCGCCGGAGGAGCCGGCAGACGAGATGGGCGACGACGGCGAAGGAACGGCGGGCCAGGAGACGTCGACGGACGGAGAAGCGACGGAGCCGGGAGCAGGGCCCGGATCGGAGACGCCGGAGACCGAGACGCCCGGCGCGGGCGGCGACGGCGGACGCGTGAAGCTCGCCTTCGTCGGCGACGTGCTGCTTGGAGAGTACGTCGGTACGCTGCTAGAGCGTCACGGCTTCGATTACCCGTATACGCATGTGAAGGGGCAGCTGCAGGGCGCGGATCTGGCGATCGCGAATTTGGAAACGTCGGTCACGTCGCTCGGCGGAGAGAAGCCGGGGAAGAAGCAATACGAATTCCGCAGCGATCCGGACGCGCTGCCCGCGTTCAAGGAAGCGGGCTTCGATCTCGTCAACCTGGCGAACAATCATACGCTCGATTTCGGCCCGGACGCGCTACGCGATACGATGAAGCATCTCGAAGAGAGCGAATTGTTGCACGTCGGCGCCGGAGAGACGATGGACGAGGCGTATACGCCTGTTTACGTCGAGAAGAACGGGCTGCGCATCGCGGTGTTCGGCTTCACGCGGGTCGTTCCGGACGTATCGTGGAAGGTCGGGAAAAATAGTCTCGGGCTGGCGGAGACGTACGATTATACTGAGCCCGTCAAGGCGATCAAGAAGGCCGCCGAAGAAGCGGATCTCGTCGTCGTCATGGCGCATTGGGGCGAGGAGCGCGCGCAGGAGCCGCATCCGGAGAAGCAGGTCGACCTCGGCCGCCGGTTCGTCGACGCCGGCGCGGATCTGGTCGTCGGGTCGCACCCGCACGTACTGCAAGGGTTCGAACGGTACGGCGGCGGATGGATCGCGTACAGCTTGGGCAACTTCATCTTCACGAAATCCAAAGATCCGCTGACGTACGAAGCCGCGATTCTGGAGGCGGAATGCGGCGAGGGCGGCGATTGCAGCCTGAAGCTGACGCCGTACTTCGCGGATACGCCGCAGCCGCAGCCGATGCCGCCGGAGCGGACGAAGGAGCTGCTGGCTCGGCTCGATCAGCTGTCCGTGGGAGCGTCGGTCGACGCCGAAGGGAAGATCGAGCCGGACGACGAGTGA
- a CDS encoding spore coat protein, with amino-acid sequence MKFGAHEVMEVSEILSEKMNLINHMALYEQEAQDEQLRSMIRRQMDMAIAAYDNMVAYTHDFSARQGMPAPFAQPDANMERLKYGLRNPQPVAPQRTGRFNDTMIASALLAAHKASATCHIQRGLEVTDPTLRQMFMNGAITCFNQAYETFLFMNQQGTYQVPTIHDHTAKTMLHSFLPMNNQGLMMEEGMAGQMQSGMPAYGGQAAQGAQGGMQGQMQQRMNSNQAMQAGQAGMSPNAMNMPQMTGHYMNQ; translated from the coding sequence GTGAAATTCGGTGCCCATGAAGTGATGGAAGTTTCGGAGATTTTGTCGGAGAAGATGAATTTAATCAACCATATGGCGTTGTACGAGCAAGAAGCCCAAGACGAACAGCTTCGCTCGATGATTCGCCGCCAGATGGATATGGCGATCGCCGCGTACGACAATATGGTGGCGTACACTCACGATTTCAGCGCGCGTCAAGGGATGCCGGCGCCGTTCGCGCAGCCGGACGCCAACATGGAACGGCTCAAATACGGCTTGCGCAACCCGCAGCCGGTCGCTCCTCAGCGCACGGGCCGCTTCAACGACACGATGATCGCTTCGGCTCTTCTCGCGGCGCATAAAGCTTCCGCGACTTGCCACATTCAACGCGGCCTCGAAGTGACCGACCCGACGTTGCGCCAGATGTTCATGAACGGCGCGATCACGTGCTTCAACCAAGCGTACGAGACGTTCCTCTTCATGAATCAGCAGGGTACGTATCAAGTGCCGACGATTCACGATCATACGGCGAAGACGATGCTCCACTCGTTCCTGCCGATGAACAACCAAGGGCTGATGATGGAAGAAGGAATGGCAGGCCAGATGCAGAGCGGCATGCCGGCCTACGGCGGACAAGCCGCGCAAGGTGCGCAAGGCGGGATGCAGGGTCAGATGCAGCAGCGCATGAACTCCAACCAAGCGATGCAAGCGGGCCAAGCCGGCATGTCGCCGAACGCGATGAATATGCCGCAGATGACCGGTCATTACATGAACCAATAA